Within Synergistaceae bacterium, the genomic segment TTGAAGTTCCGAAGCCAGGACGTGTCCGGTACGTGGGGCCCTCGACAGAGGTCTACATAGTCTCCTTGTTTGTAGATCGACACGGTAGGGACATCCAGCTCCGAAATCAGCTCCACCTTATAAAGATCCCCGCGCTTCTGGAAAAATGTCAAGGCCTCGTCTTTTGCCATATCGACCCTTTCGATTTTCTCCCCTGAGCCGGCCAATTTGCGCATCTCCTCCTCGATCGCGGGCAAGTCCTGATCCGTCAAGGGAGTTGGAAGGTCGATGTCGTAGTAAAATCCATCTTTAACGCAGGGGCCGATTCCGAACTTGGCTCCTGGATGGAGCCTTTCGACCGCCTGAGCCATTAGGTGCGCCGTGGAGTGGCGCAAAATTTCGAGCCCTTCTTCCGAAGTCGCCAGTACGGGCTCGATAGCAAGAGCGGAATGAACGCCCTCGTTCTTCGGAAAAATCTCCCGACTGAGGTCCAACAACTCCCCTTCCACCTTACCCGCCAGAGCTTTTTTCAAGAGCCCCAACTCGGCCAAGATTTCGGACACCCTCACCGATTCCTTCCGCAACTCGCAGGACTTCCCCTTGTTCTCGAACTTCAACATCTCCATTATCCCCCAATCCAAATATGAAACAATCCAAATATGAAAGTATAAAAATATCCCCGCCGCCTCCACTTATGGAGACGACGGGGATACCCATCTGTCGCGGTTCCACTCCATTTCCATTCCCTCGGTCCCGTCAGAAACGACTTCACGGGGCAGGGAATAGCTCTCAAATCCGCTGTAAGGGGCGGATCCCCGGCGTTTTATCCGGTCTTATAATGTGAGATTCAACCTGGCCTCAACGTCCGCTCGGAGGGGGTCTTCGCTTCTTTTACGCGGCAAGAACTCTCAGCCTCTGGTTCTCGCCTCTCTGTGCGTAAATTTAAAATAACTTGCAAGCTACTCGTCCTCTTCATCGCGCCTATTTCAGATCATTCTCGATCATGCGAGACAGAATAACACCGAAACTTTTTTTGTCAATCACAAAAATCCACAACTTATTAAGAAAAAAATATTAAGAAAAAAACAGGATTAGAGGACGAGTCCCTTGTGGGTTTTTTAGGTTGAGGGGCAAAGCCTCATGGTTTTTCTTATGCCATAAACTCGTTTTTCGGCGGCTCCTTGGTGTCAGGTTTTTGTTCTGCTGGCGCTTCTCCTTCCGTTTCTTTTTTCTCAGATTTTTCTTGGGCCGGAAGTTCTTCTCCGTTCATCAGCGCCTCAAATTCCTTGCCGTCTAAGGTTTCTCGTTCCAGCAAAATGACCGCGATTCTATCGACCAACGGCCTGTTTTCCGACAAAATCTCCCGCGCTTTAGTGTAACAGGAGTCGATGATCGCCTTGACCTCTTGGTCGATGGCGTAGGCCACCTCTTCGCTATAATCACGGTCCTCGGAGATGTCGCGCCCCAAGAAAATCTCCTCTCGCTTACGTCCCAGTTTCACCAATCCCAGCCGATCACTCATACCCAGCTCCGTCACCATCTGGCGGGCCGTTTTTGTCGCGCGGTCCAGGTCGTTAGCTGCACCGCTGGTCACGTCGCCGAAGATTAACTCCTCCGTCACGCGTCCGCTGAGCAAAATGCTGATACGGTTCAACATCTCCGACCTGGACACCAAGAAACGGTCCTCTTCGGGTAGTTGCAACGTATATCCCAAAGCCGCGTGTCCTCGGGGAACGATGGAAATCTTATGGAGGGGATCGCTCTCAGGCAGTTTCTTCGCTACCAACGCGTGACCTACTTCATGGTAGGCGATAATCTTCTTTTCTTTGTCGCTGATTAATCGGCTCCTGCGTTCCGGGCCAGTCATGACGCGCTCAATACCCTCCTCGAACTCGTCCATGCCGATTTTATTCTTGTTGCGGCGCGCGGCTAGAAGTGCCGCCTCGTTGACCAAGTTCGCCAAGTCTGCCCCCACGAAACCAGGAGTCCGGCGGGCCAATATACCCAGTACCACGCTGTCGTCGATTTGTTTGCCCTTGCTGTGTACCTTGAGAATGGCCTCGCGCCCGTTGACGTCGGGGCGGTCCACCACAATATGACGATCAAAGCGACCGGGGCGCAACAGA encodes:
- the ftsH gene encoding ATP-dependent zinc metalloprotease FtsH — encoded protein: MGRVVKNLGLYLILIVLVVSLVNMFLTPAQTQPQYIEISYSTFLSELEAGRVVALSIRNNTLPGESSSATLRGELRDGNRFLTYSVEASDLAAQAAKKGAEVTIEAPQKTSWWVTILSSLFPTLLLIGVWIFFLYNMQGGGGKVMSFAKSKAKLFLDNRPKVTFADVAGCDESKEELQEVIHFLKDPAKFTRLGAKVPRGVLLLGPPGTGKTLLARAAAGEADVPFFSVSGSDFVEMFVGVGAARVRDLFDQAKRYQPCLIFVDEIDAVGRHRGAGLGGGHDEREQTLNQLLVELDGFDDASSTILIAATNRPDILDPALLRPGRFDRHIVVDRPDVNGREAILKVHSKGKQIDDSVVLGILARRTPGFVGADLANLVNEAALLAARRNKNKIGMDEFEEGIERVMTGPERRSRLISDKEKKIIAYHEVGHALVAKKLPESDPLHKISIVPRGHAALGYTLQLPEEDRFLVSRSEMLNRISILLSGRVTEELIFGDVTSGAANDLDRATKTARQMVTELGMSDRLGLVKLGRKREEIFLGRDISEDRDYSEEVAYAIDQEVKAIIDSCYTKAREILSENRPLVDRIAVILLERETLDGKEFEALMNGEELPAQEKSEKKETEGEAPAEQKPDTKEPPKNEFMA